Proteins encoded by one window of Acidipropionibacterium virtanenii:
- a CDS encoding LysR substrate-binding domain-containing protein, with product MRDPDPSVLRILAELARQEAESGRSSIGSVARSLGLAQPNVSRALRVFEKERGVQVVERSPAGSRLTDDGRAVASAVEPVLEAYRNLEEILTALRRHRSASVRVSASLTVAEYVLPPILLRFRRHRPDVEVSLRMENSEHVLERIRERGADLGFIESFGRPRDVHYRTFDHDELVIVALPGHQRADGPPLTAEELAGLPLLVRERGSGTRTVIDRAIPGGARVAAELPSASAIRTAAATGRAPAAISRLAVAEQLRTGALIELPLDPRVRLARPLKVVWARGRLPEPASLFLQEVLGPPGSLSVPGDSGRG from the coding sequence ATGCGAGACCCCGATCCCTCAGTGCTGCGCATCCTGGCCGAGCTGGCCCGCCAGGAGGCCGAGTCCGGACGGTCCTCGATCGGTTCGGTGGCTCGCAGCCTCGGACTGGCCCAGCCCAATGTCTCCCGCGCCCTGAGGGTCTTCGAGAAGGAGCGCGGGGTCCAGGTCGTCGAGCGGTCGCCCGCCGGATCGCGCTTGACCGACGACGGGAGGGCCGTGGCGTCTGCGGTGGAGCCGGTGCTGGAGGCGTACCGGAACCTCGAGGAGATCCTCACGGCACTGCGTCGGCACCGCTCGGCGAGTGTGCGGGTCAGCGCCTCGCTCACGGTGGCCGAGTACGTCCTGCCACCGATCCTGCTGAGGTTCCGGCGTCACCGCCCCGACGTCGAGGTCTCGTTGAGGATGGAGAACTCCGAGCACGTCCTGGAGCGGATCCGCGAGAGGGGGGCCGATCTCGGCTTCATCGAGTCCTTCGGGCGCCCGCGCGACGTGCACTACCGCACATTCGACCACGACGAGCTGGTGATCGTGGCGCTGCCCGGGCATCAGCGCGCAGACGGCCCGCCGCTGACCGCCGAGGAGCTGGCCGGGCTGCCGCTGCTGGTCCGGGAGCGCGGGTCGGGGACCAGGACGGTCATCGATCGGGCGATCCCGGGAGGCGCCCGGGTGGCCGCCGAACTGCCGAGCGCCTCGGCGATCAGGACCGCCGCCGCGACCGGGCGGGCGCCCGCGGCGATCTCACGGCTGGCGGTGGCCGAGCAGCTGCGCACCGGCGCCCTGATCGAGCTGCCGCTGGATCCGCGGGTGCGCCTGGCCAGGCCGCTGAAGGTCGTGTGGGCGCGCGGGAGGCTTCCCGAACCCGCGTCGCTGTTCCTGCAAGAGGTGCTCGGGCCGCCCGGATCTCTCAGCGTTCCCGGCGACTCCGGCCGAGGATGA
- a CDS encoding YeiH family protein → MSPDTAESPAAAPVPTHPGRPGPRRPGDLLRRWSALLPGIGVCAVATALAMLAAHLIPYLGAVLIAIILGIIVRNAVPVIPEALQPGINFTAKTLLRAGIVLLGFRLALGDVLALGWGAVVVIVAVVTIGFSGTVLMGRILGVPRGLSLLIGAGFSICGAAAVAGAAGTLRSKKEDVTAAVALVVLFGTAMIGIVPATVHLLGLDPHIGGMWAGASTHEVGQVAAIGQILGPDALKTATLVKLGRVVLLAPMMLVLSAIVSRSRALQSDPRSRAGLVSSTPGVIPAGRPPIIPLWVAGFIVATAIATTGVLPAWFTGAATTGQTLLLTAAMFGLGCGVHMRSLLRLGLRPVLLALLATCLVAGTAGLGVWLLV, encoded by the coding sequence GTGAGTCCTGACACCGCCGAGTCCCCCGCCGCCGCACCCGTCCCCACCCACCCGGGCAGGCCCGGACCGCGCCGCCCCGGCGATCTTCTCCGGCGCTGGTCAGCGCTCCTTCCCGGCATCGGCGTCTGCGCCGTCGCCACCGCGCTGGCCATGCTGGCCGCCCACCTCATCCCCTATCTCGGGGCGGTACTGATCGCCATCATCCTGGGCATCATCGTGCGCAATGCGGTGCCGGTGATCCCGGAGGCGCTGCAACCGGGCATCAACTTCACCGCCAAGACACTGCTGCGCGCGGGCATCGTGCTGCTGGGATTCCGGCTGGCCCTGGGCGACGTCCTGGCCCTGGGATGGGGAGCCGTCGTCGTCATCGTGGCGGTGGTGACGATCGGCTTCTCGGGAACGGTGCTCATGGGCCGGATCCTCGGTGTGCCGCGGGGCCTGAGTCTGCTCATCGGCGCCGGCTTCTCCATCTGCGGGGCCGCCGCGGTGGCCGGGGCCGCCGGCACCCTGAGGTCGAAGAAGGAGGACGTCACGGCCGCCGTCGCACTGGTCGTCCTCTTCGGAACCGCGATGATCGGGATCGTGCCCGCGACCGTCCATCTGCTCGGCCTGGATCCGCACATCGGCGGCATGTGGGCGGGAGCCTCCACCCATGAGGTGGGTCAGGTCGCGGCCATCGGCCAGATCCTCGGGCCCGATGCCCTCAAGACCGCCACTCTGGTGAAGCTCGGGCGGGTCGTCCTGCTGGCCCCGATGATGCTGGTGCTGAGTGCGATCGTGTCGCGCTCCCGCGCGCTCCAGTCCGATCCGCGTTCCCGCGCCGGTCTGGTGTCATCGACCCCCGGCGTCATCCCCGCCGGCCGCCCGCCGATCATCCCGCTGTGGGTCGCCGGATTCATCGTCGCGACCGCGATCGCCACCACCGGTGTCCTGCCCGCCTGGTTCACGGGCGCCGCCACGACCGGCCAGACCCTGCTGCTGACCGCCGCAATGTTCGGCCTGGGATGCGGGGTGCACATGAGATCTCTGCTGCGCCTGGGACTGCGCCCGGTCCTGCTGGCCCTGCTGGCGACCTGCCTGGTCGCCGGAACCGCCGGTCTGGGGGTCTGGCTGCTGGTGTAG